In Cinclus cinclus chromosome 1, bCinCin1.1, whole genome shotgun sequence, the sequence GATCAAAATATGGAGACACAAAACATATGTAATGGTTGATTTGTTAAATCCTGGTAATGAGTTATTAACAAGGGAAAACAATAGGGCAGGATGGTGAGAGCCTTATGGTAACGGAGTCACTTTATGCAACGCCTGACGTTTCCCTTCTTGATAAATGGAACTAAGGTCTGAGCGCCAGGTGATAGCAAGAAAATCAATGTCTTTAGGGGCCGGCACCGAGACTTTTTTTCTATGTGAAAAATTAGGAGACATAAAATTTAATTGGCTGATCAGGGGAAAGCAGTGGTCTTAAGTTTAATTGCCAGTAGGCTTAGCGAGGGAGACAAAACAAGATTTGGgcctgtttgtttgcttgcatCCCAGCGCTGAGTCCAAGTGTATcgttgaaaatgtgttttattataACACATGTCATGCTTTACAGTTCCCATATTGTGTAAAGACAATAGTTAATGGTACATTAAAGACAAGCAAACCATGCCAACACGTCTTGGACACATTGTAAGGGCCTCTCTCTTTGCTCGCTTTAGGCAGCTGCAGTCCAGGACCCAGAAGCACAAAAAGAACAAGTTTGAAATACCAGGTGCATCCGAGAGAACCACGACAGGGATTGATATGTTATAGCCCAGGACATGAACCTAGCAATAAAGATATCATTGCGATTGTTTGCGGCTTCCACGCCATGTAAAGCCGGAGGCGCCGGAGCAGGCTGCTTTCTGGCAGCGGAGGCTCTGCCTCCCCGGGCTCCCCCGGCGCCCTCCGCCAAACCCGAGCACCTGTTGGCCAGACCCCGGCCCCGTCGTGGGAATCGCCTCCCGCCCACGCTTCCAGGTCTCTGCAGAGCGGTTTGTTGTGGAGTTATTTAGGACCATTCCCACCGGCTGCGGGATGCTTTGGAAAGCGGGAGGTTTACCAGGGGACACTCAACTGGTGTTTGTTCGACCTCGCAGCTGGTACTCGGTGCCAGCGAGAGGTGCGTGAATGAAAGAGGGATGAGATCCCGGGCTCGGGAGGCTTCACGTCCCGCGCCTCGCAGGGCGCTCACCCGACTGCCGGCAGATGAGAGGCCCTGGGAACCGCGGCGGGACGGGTTCACAGTGCCCACGGCAGCCCCTGCCTGCGCACAGCTCTGCCGGGAAGTCACGCACGCCTTCCCATCTTTTTGCTGGCTGTGCAAGCGAGCGGTCTGATGCTTCCCGCCCTTTGGGTGGGGGGTTTGTagggttttgtttgctgttttggtttttcgggttgggttttttgttgttgttggggcttaggggttttgttttgtttttgtttttttaaggaagGATTGTCGGTTTAGGTAATTAAGTTGTCTTCACACCTGGAGCATCACGAGTGACGCTGGTTCCGGAGGCACAGCATCAGCCCGCACACCTAGAATCCGCACCTCCCTCCTGTGAGACTGCGGGGAGCAAACTGCCTGCAAGTGCCTCTAACACTCCCTCCTATcccaagctgggctggggatTTCTCCCCTCCCCTTTTGTTCTCTTCTACCCTCCTTTCCAGCTCCCGCGGGGCTGCGGGAAACGGCGGAGAGAGGCGGGACAGTCCCGGCGTCCGGACGGGCCTCCCCCGCCCTCCGGGGCGTCGTCGGGGCAGTTCGGGAGCGGAGGGGTGGCCCCACGGGAGCCGCGCGGGTTTTCAGGACAGCGGGGATTCTGGGAGCGGGGAGACACTGCCCACGGGGCCTCGGGGGGACTAGAGGGAGCAGCTCATGGCCgcggggaggagggggcaggcaGCTGGGAACCGGGGTTGCGTGGCTGTCAGTCACGCCTTCCCCACGCTGGTCCGTATCGCGCCGAGCCGTGTTCCCCACCAGCAAACCCCCCAAAGCTGCGAGCCGGCGTTGCGGGAGCCGCCGGGTCCGCCTGGGCCGGGAGACCTGCACAGGCGGttccctcctgccctgtgcGGCGGATTTTGTCGCAGGAGAGCGGCGCTGGGGTGAATGGATGATGAGTCAGTCAAAAGGAGCTGTCAGTCTCTTTGAAGATTGCGTTTAAAGGGACTTGCCAAGTCAAGACGGGAGAGTGACAAGATAGAGACCCTGGTGCTTTACATGCGAAGGCCGGCTCTTCCGCTTCATCTGCACCATACTAAAGGATGTGTTGAAGCATTGAATCACAAAAAAGTGGCACGCCAAAGAAAAGGTGCCACATAACAATGATTGTAGTGTTTTAATTGTGGGGGATCGCATCACCAAAGCCAATTGAGACGGACGAGGCTATACACAGAAGGAAACGGTACAACACTTCCATAACTTATAATTAAACTGAAGTCCGACTAACATTTGACTTTCTAATGAGTGTAATGAGATTACATGCCTGATGGAAGCATTTGTGAAAAAGCGACTTTCTGTGTTTAATGAGGTCCTAATACAGGACAAGATCGAATTATAGGTCGGCTCTTTTTCTCTCAAAGAGCCCGTTTAAGTTCAATGACACCGATGCTGCCAGCCTGTCGCGGGACGGGGCGACGCTTGCGGCCGGTCAGGCCGGCCGCAGCCCATAATCGCCCGAAAAGTGAGCAAATAAATAAGCGATGATCCCCACAAccccgccccccgccccagCCTCGGCGTGTTTGTGTGTGTAAGTAGCTCCTCTAATTGCTATTGGAATAGATCCATGCCATCCTTGCTAGGGAACTAAATATGTTTAACTAGGTTAATGCAATTAGCATGCATGCAACATATTGCTCCCACTTTGCGGCagttttgaagggaaaaaaaagggggaaagatgTACGGTATACGATGAGCTATAATTATACCTTGGCTCACCCGGGTCGTTCCCATCCGCCTGGGCACCGCGCGGGGACAGCTCCGCTCCGGCCACAGGCCGGACTGGGCATCTGGGACTCTGCCGGGGGCTGAGCCGTCGGGGCTGAGCCGCGGGTGCCACGGGAAAATCAGCACCTGCGGCGTCGGGCCGAgccccccgccccggcccggggCCGCCCCCCCGCTCCCGCCGGGAGCACTTGCAGCCCCCGGCCCGACCGGCCCCTGCCGCCCCCACCCCTCGCCCCCGGGCAGGTGCAGCCCAGCCGTCCCTTCCGCAGCCGGGCACGCCGAGCCCGGGCTACCAGAGCGATTCTACCACCAGTTGCACGGTGACTTTGCCATCCCCCtatctcccccctccccagcggcTGCCCCAGGGCGAGGAGTGCGGGGGCTCTTTCCCAGGCGCGGCCGGTGGGAGAACCGCGGAACGCTAGGGGCAGCCAGAAGAGCCCCAAGGCTGCCTGGCCCCCAGCCTCGTCCTTCCCTCCCGGGCACTTtcaagagcagctctgtgcGGCTCCGGATAGCGCGCCCATTCCCATGGCGGCGGGGTCGGGGGTACAAGGCGGGGAACGCACACCCTCGCAAGGTTCGTGTTTGGGTGCTCGGATCTTCCAGCTGGAAACCACAAGCAGTGATGAAACACTGAAAGGAGGGGACCTTCTAGAGATAGACAAAGACATCAGTTGGAAGCACTTCAGGAGAGGACGTCAAAAGGGGTGGAGAGAAGGAGAGTGTGTGTCCCcgcctgtccctgtccccccggCACTGCAAGAGCAGCCCAAGTCAGCGATGTGGCAGAGTGGGGCCGGCATCTGGGCCGAGGGTCCAACCGGGTGTTAGGGCTCACCCCGCCTGGAGACCGGTCCAGGCTTTCACTGCAAGACTTCCTCGGGATGTGGCGGGACTCTCGGAAGCTGCTTCCTACAAATACACTGCTCCACAATGTACAATTCGGGTTTATTATTAACAAACACAAGGAGAGTCCACGTACggcaataaattattttcacaggTTCTGGCATATTtcctccattaaaaaaataaaagtgctggTGGAATTAAACCTATTgcatatctttttaaaaaatcaagataaattatataaattatatattcaaAACAGACGATTCTATCTCATTATCACTACTCCgtaataaatagataaataaagtTGATTGCCCTTAGTCTGAATCTTAAATTACATTCGCAATATAGGTCTCTACATACAGCATGTACAGAGCGGGCGGGGGCGGGGACCACCCGCGCGGCGCCTCACGCCTCGTAGTCGAAGGGGGGCTCGTTCTCTATGTCGTTGACGGAGGGTTTGTTGTTCACCTTCCGCGGGTCCTCGGGGGTCCACACTTTGGCTGTCCGGATGATGTTTTGTTCCTTGAGCTGCTTTTCATCAGTCCACGACAGCGAGTGACCGGCCAGAGGGGGGAGTCCGTAGTCGGGGTCGCTCGGGGAGGGAGAtcctggagggcaggagggaaaaggaaggcaGGGGGTTATTGCTGGGGCCGGCATTCCAGCGGACCGCGGCGCCGGGCCGCGCCGGGACGTACCGGGCCGTGCCGGCCCGCCACTTACGTGTGCCGCGGTGGCAGATGATTATTTTCTTGGGCTGGCTGGGGCTCTCGCTGCTGGCGCTGCGCAGCGGCAGGTCTGACTGCACGAGTTCGCTGAGGAAGTTGATGTAGCCGATGGCCAGGCGCAGCGTGTCCACCTTGGAGAGGCGCTTCTCGTAGGGCAGAGTGGGGATGTGCGAGCGCAGCCCCTCGAAGGCGTCGTTGATGGACTGCatccgccgccgctcccgcacGTTGGCGGCCTGacggagctgctgcagctccgcCTCGGAGCGcacccgccgccgccgcttGGCCGAGCCCAGCGCCTGGAGCCGCCCCCCGGGGGACAGcagcgccgcgcccgccgccccgcAGCATTCGTAGGCGAAGCCTGGCGAGGCGGGAGACGGCGGGAAGGCGGCGGCCGGCGCCGGGCAGCGGTAGCCGCCCTCGGGGTCGCCGCCGTCGCGGTAGTACTCCTGCAGCTGCCGGCTGAGGAAATCCACGTCCGGCTCCAGCAGCACGTCCGCGGCCAGCAGATCCCTCGGAGGCGGCTCGGAGAAAAAGTCCTCCTCGTCGAAGTAGGGGGGCGAGGAGAAGGAGTCCAGCCCCCCGGGGaagtgctccagcagcacagtctCCATGCTGCTCCCGGACGGGACGGGACgagacgggacgggacggggcaGGGGGGCAGCCCCGCCGGGACGCAGCCGCTGTCGCCGGCCCGCTGGCCGAGCCGCCCCGGCGGTGGCGGTGGCGGGGCGGCGGCCGcccccgccctgccctgccctgcccgccgCGCTGTGCGGGAGGCGAGGCCGGGCCGCTCCGCCGCTCTCCGGGGAGGGGCCGGAGCCGCTGGCGCCGCGGGCCGGCACGCGAGGGGTCTTATAACGACATCCCCGGGCGCGTGccgccggccgccgccgccagcCAATCAGGGCGCGCCGGGGGGGCCGGGCCGCCCGCCGGGGGACAGCGCGCGCGGCACGGGGGCGGCGCCGCCGCACCGGGGGGGGGGAGCGGCGGGACCCGACGGAGACCCCGCCCGGCACCGCCCGGCACCGCCCGGCACCGCCGCAGCCGCTCGCACCGGCGGGCCCCGCACGTCGGGCGAGGGGTCCCGGACCGCCTCGGTACCTGCCCTCGCGAGCCGCTACCGAAGGCCGCCTCTCGGTTTTGACGCAGCCTCCTTCTTGGCACTGGGAAGTGTCAACCTTACGCATCTTACCCCCGGCGCTTTTCCCGCTCCCCCGGGAGCCGCTGTCAGAGCGGGCACAGAGGCAATcgatgggggttttttttcgtGGTGTTCGGACCGAAGGCGGTTCTGTCGCAACATCAAAATACATCACGCCAGCTCTTGCGCCCCGGCCGTGCATAGATTTTGACTCCATCGGGTTCCGTTACGTTCTCTCTTTCCGACTCTCATTGCCCCTTTTTGGACGAGCTCGCTCGGCGGAGGTTCTGTTAATAATTCTCTAACAGACTTTCACTGATGAAAGCCTTAAAATTTCTCACTGCAGTGAAATGGATTACCCGCCAGATTAGGAGAGGATTATCTCTGTCATTAGTGCTGCAATAGTTTGTCCGGCAGAGTCTGTCGAGGTTTATCGAAAGTGACTTTCCAGCGTGCCATCAGCGCGGGCAGAGATCAAACCCTGCGTGGAAACGCACCCGGGTCTATCAGCAGAGCAAGACAGGGCCAGCTCCGGGAAGGTAATAAATGACTCGACTTCAAAGCCGCTGACATCGCCGTGATAACGGCAGGGAAACGCGTGAGTCACGGGAGGGAACAAAGAGCTTTGCAAGAACCACTTATTGGAAAGTCCCGCCTGCAGACCGACCACGCGAAAAAAACCGAGAAGGGAAGGCGGAGATCTCTGCGTTAAGTCAGGGACGCGCCCTGGCCCACGCGTGGCCGTGGGACTGTTGCCACCGTCCCGGAAAGGGTAACTAAGGGAGTGTCCCGCCAGAGGGGCGATGCAATGGCAGTGCAGTTCCACGTTCGCGTCCACCCGCGGGGACCTCGAGGAGACTGGGATGAGCGGTCCGGACTCCAGTTTCCGTTCACTCCCGCCATCCCTCAATCTCCCACCACGCATCTGTGACAAGAGCTAGGCTTCTGGATGCCCATTCCCGCAGCGCTGCGGGCTGCCCCTGGCACTGCGTCTGCCCCAGGCTAAGCCAGCCCCGCTCCAGGGGAGCCTTCGCaccccaggcagctgctccagcttccTCTGCCTTCGCCCCTCACGGCTGTTTTCTGCACCGGCTGTGCCAAAACCGCCCGCAAGTCTTAGATGCTGTCTCACGAGAATCGAGTGTGGGCAATAATCCCTTCCCGCGGTCCCCTGGGCTGTGATGGTGCTCATACcgctcagagctgctgctggcactccGTGCTGCCGGGGCACACGGCTGGCCTCCGCCCAGCTCGCTGCCCACCGGCGCCTGGTGGGGACCGCCCCGAGGGGCGCTGAGCACGGCACACAGGACGCCCCTCGGCGCTCCCAGCCGTAGCTTGGCAGAGGCTTCGCTCGCCCTCGGTTCTTTCCTCCCGAGCATCCCTGTCCCGTTGAGCCGAAACACCCAGCCAGGAGAGCAAACACAGCTTCGGCACCGCACGAACAGAGGCGTTTTCCCTTCCCCGCCCCGGGGATCCCTTGGGGGTCGCGCTGCCCCCTCTTAAACTATCCCTCCTTTGCCCTTCTCAGCGCTGGGTGGGCTAAATTCTTGGCGACCCGACGACAGCCGGGTGCCAGGTGCTGGTGAGAGGGCAGGGACCTGTCTGTCCAGCCCTTGAGGCTGCTGTAGGGAGTGGAGAGGCCGGGTAGTCCGGGAgagcccacggccacccctgCAGCCCCACGGCCCCCAGGAGCCTCCACCTCATCCGCAGTCGGTTCCATAGCTATGCTGCTCTGCCGAGGTGCGGTCCCCCGTCCCTGTTTTGTGTCATCTCCAGGCCTGTGGAGACCCGGGGAACGGGGGCTCAGCTCGCGATCTCTCTTGTCCCGTTGGGACACACCTGAAAGGGAGCCTGGACTTTCCTCACCTTGGCCCCGCGCAACGCAGAAGAATCTCCTTTTTCTAAAGCAAATGGACTTGCGTGCAGTTAGGGAATGATTGCTACGGGTGGAGCACCATAGCCAGAAGCACAAGTATAAATCTAACACATACCGCGCATCCCTCTCAAATCCATGAAGCAGCTACTgcaaaacacagtgaaaatgaAACCAAACCCCTAGCAACACTGAGGTGATTTCGGGGGAATTTCCTGGCCACGGAGCTGGCTCTGTTCCCGCTCCTGTATGCCCAAGGAGTTATCACCCATGTGGTAACGAGTCTTTCCTCGTGTCACATTCTGGCTGGACCGGACACTTGAAAGCCGATGAGCAAACCATGTCGAGTGGCCCCTGACGCCACTGCTTCCACTCGAGACACGCAGACCCACATACACACACTCATATCTCACCTTGCAACGTTTCCCCCGGGTCAGACAGGCTAAGTGTCACCATATCCTGAAGGGGAGTAACACCCCCAAACAGGCTCTTTCACCCAGAacctctgccagcagccttcTCCCAGCGTAGCATTTGACCGcggtgtgtccctgtccccgagAGCTTGACAAGGCGCCCAGGGTAACCTCTCGTTAACGCTGCCGTGAAGCATCTTCCCGACAGCATTAACTGAAGGTCTTAAGGGGTaagaaagaggagaagagaaTCTCTCCTGTTGATCCAAGCACAACATATGCCCAGAGAGACTGGGGAGCCCAGTTAATTTACCATCCCAGtcttcctccctttcccagggcTGCGGGTGCCTGTTTAGCTCTGGCGCACGGTAAATACCGCTCAGCAGGGGTGAGCCCTGCAGCATTAGGAGGCACGACACCACCAAGCCACAAAACTCAGGCAGGTAGTCTGGGAATTCAGTTTGTCTGTCTCTGAAGGGCAGCTCCATCAGGAGCGACGGCGAAGGGAGCGCGTTGcaaagggaagcagaggggtATATGGAGAACCCACTGTTTCTAAACTGTCGGGGGCTCGGAGCTTGTCTGGAAACCGGTCAGACCCAGCAGATCGTTGGAAAATTTGGGAGTAGTGCCCCAGGGAGGAAAGCGATGCAGGGAGAACCCCACGACAAGGCACGGTTAGCGCTCTGCCTGTGCGCTGGGGTGCGCTTGTAATGAAACATcgcctccctgctcctcagcgCTCGCTGCGGCCCCCGGCAGAAGCGATTCCCTCGTTGTGCCGAACTCAGCCTTCATCCCTGCGGCGGTGATGGCTTTAAAGATGAACAATTCCAGTTTCGTACATTTGCCTCTGGGAAATGAGTACCGTCCCCGAAGGAACCGCCTGACGTGTGGGAAGGTTGCTCTCGGGTTGCTCAAGATATTACAAAAGGAAATCTGCAAAAAGCAGGAATATGTACAAGCGGAACTGGGCCGCTGCACCGCACCTGGGCCACCACCTCCTGTGTCGCAAACTCCCTTCTTTCAATATTTGTCCAGCACGGATATCTCACTTGGCCCCGTTTTGCTCTCGGGGAGGACACCTCCCTGCATCACTCTCCAGCAATGAAAACGTATGAACAGCCTTTGACACTTCGTTATTTCTATTCACCGAGGGCACTAACAAGTGTtaagggggaggggaaaggtggGGTGGGGGGCTAGGAACGACACGCCA encodes:
- the PTF1A gene encoding pancreas transcription factor 1 subunit alpha, with the translated sequence METVLLEHFPGGLDSFSSPPYFDEEDFFSEPPPRDLLAADVLLEPDVDFLSRQLQEYYRDGGDPEGGYRCPAPAAAFPPSPASPGFAYECCGAAGAALLSPGGRLQALGSAKRRRRVRSEAELQQLRQAANVRERRRMQSINDAFEGLRSHIPTLPYEKRLSKVDTLRLAIGYINFLSELVQSDLPLRSASSESPSQPKKIIICHRGTRSPSPSDPDYGLPPLAGHSLSWTDEKQLKEQNIIRTAKVWTPEDPRKVNNKPSVNDIENEPPFDYEA